A segment of the Fusobacterium simiae genome:
GATTGACTTCTGTAAGAAGCAGGAGTTAATCCTTTTAGTTTCTCTTTTATCCTTCTATTATTGTAATAATATATATAATCCTCTATTGCTCCTTTCAATTCTTCTAATGTTTTGTATTTTTCTTCTTGTTCATAGAACATTTCTGATTTTAATAATCCAAAGAAACATTCCATTAATC
Coding sequences within it:
- a CDS encoding IS3 family transposase — protein: LMECFFGLLKSEMFYEQEEKYKTLEELKGAIEDYIYYYNNRRIKEKLKGLTPASYRSQSLLVS